One Mycoavidus sp. HKI genomic region harbors:
- the aroE gene encoding shikimate dehydrogenase, producing MPAQTVDRYAVMGNPVQQSQSPFIHARFAAQTRQKICYTRVLAPLNGFTETAQDFIAHGGRGLNITVPFKLDAYALANTLSPRAAAAGAVNTLRVDAGGLYGDNTDGVGLVRDIESNLGLALAGRRVLLLGAGGAARGVILPLLQAKIAEITIVNRTAERAVELADHFAQAAADAGCRLIGGGQEAAQHVFDVVINATASSLTTELPVFNECVLSPNTLAYDMMYGPQPTVFMSYAQRYGARIADGLGMLVEQAAEAFFVWRNIRPNSAPVLAELRVLLDQKRTD from the coding sequence ATGCCAGCGCAGACGGTTGATCGCTATGCGGTGATGGGTAATCCGGTGCAACAGAGCCAATCGCCGTTCATTCATGCCCGTTTTGCAGCACAGACAAGACAAAAAATCTGCTATACACGTGTATTAGCGCCGCTTAATGGCTTCACCGAAACCGCGCAAGATTTTATAGCGCACGGCGGACGCGGCTTAAATATCACTGTGCCATTCAAGCTTGACGCATATGCGTTAGCCAATACGCTATCGCCACGCGCAGCGGCTGCGGGTGCGGTGAATACCTTAAGAGTCGATGCGGGCGGCCTCTATGGTGACAATACCGATGGCGTTGGTTTGGTGCGAGACATTGAATCTAACCTAGGACTGGCGCTGGCGGGCCGTCGTGTTTTGCTACTTGGCGCGGGAGGTGCTGCGCGCGGGGTCATATTGCCATTGCTGCAAGCCAAAATCGCTGAAATCACGATTGTTAACCGTACTGCTGAGCGTGCGGTTGAGCTTGCTGATCATTTTGCGCAAGCAGCAGCAGACGCCGGGTGTAGATTAATCGGCGGAGGGCAAGAAGCTGCTCAACACGTATTCGATGTTGTGATTAACGCTACTGCCAGCAGCCTTACGACTGAGCTTCCGGTATTCAATGAGTGCGTGCTCAGTCCAAACACGCTCGCCTACGACATGATGTATGGGCCGCAACCTACTGTTTTTATGAGCTATGCGCAGCGCTATGGTGCACGTATAGCAGATGGACTAGGTATGCTGGTTGAGCAAGCGGCTGAAGCGTTTTTTGTCTGGCGCAATATTCGCCCAAATAGTGCGCCAGTACTTGCTGAATTACGTGTACTGCTTGATCAAAAGCGCACAGATTAA
- a CDS encoding VENN motif pre-toxin domain-containing protein — protein MAKGSSQRGKAITPAHKGNQLTSLKGASASMPIAISASGQATSTTRSAISGAQIVIMDEQRQKALTGRSAEETIASLNRNPAQSHAALEPIFNKTEIEAGFEIVGALGREANAFIANRAREADRKIEQAEHQEALANENELMSVEQRQALRETATELRSQAQALNKQWGPGGTYRRVLTAVTAAASGNVTGTTAQFVQSTAMNYLQSLGAEKIKEISDNLNSEGVRAALHGTLAYGSAAVQGQEGGSAALGASASVLVSNLLGSVDGLSAQEKEARKNLVTGLVAGIAAASGADSALAQNAAQIEVENNQLALPSQALPPMGRPMAPLQPFRIPGRERHEGEEIPLFGGVPDRSRDRARPLVSPREAQQGVEPITTPMNEEVSAYGNAIFSEAPKEEAVVVDIEQMLTNQEIKAIRSYEKLITEHEQKLKWFKENMTTKPGMEGLAPDIVSKQQGARIRHLEKEIKTFSDNIDKIKGHGK, from the coding sequence ATGGCAAAGGGGTCGAGTCAACGTGGTAAAGCGATTACACCGGCGCATAAGGGTAATCAGTTGACGAGCTTAAAAGGTGCCAGCGCCTCGATGCCGATAGCGATAAGCGCTTCTGGCCAAGCCACGTCGACCACCAGAAGTGCGATTAGCGGCGCTCAAATTGTAATTATGGATGAGCAGCGGCAGAAGGCGTTGACGGGGCGAAGTGCAGAAGAGACGATAGCTAGCTTAAATCGCAATCCGGCACAAAGTCATGCGGCGTTAGAGCCCATTTTTAACAAAACTGAAATTGAGGCCGGCTTTGAGATCGTGGGAGCATTGGGCCGAGAAGCGAATGCGTTTATTGCCAATAGAGCCAGAGAAGCAGATCGTAAAATTGAGCAAGCTGAGCATCAAGAAGCGCTTGCGAATGAAAATGAATTGATGTCTGTAGAGCAGCGGCAGGCGTTACGTGAGACTGCAACTGAATTACGCTCGCAGGCGCAAGCACTGAATAAGCAATGGGGGCCAGGTGGAACCTACCGTCGAGTGCTCACAGCCGTCACTGCAGCCGCATCTGGCAATGTGACAGGGACGACCGCACAGTTTGTGCAATCAACGGCCATGAATTATTTACAAAGCTTAGGTGCAGAAAAAATAAAAGAGATTTCAGATAATTTAAACAGTGAAGGTGTGCGCGCAGCTTTGCATGGGACATTGGCTTACGGCAGCGCTGCTGTGCAGGGGCAAGAGGGAGGTTCGGCAGCCTTAGGAGCAAGTGCGAGTGTATTGGTGAGCAACCTGCTGGGTTCAGTGGATGGTCTTTCTGCACAAGAGAAGGAGGCGCGTAAAAATTTAGTAACGGGGCTAGTGGCGGGAATTGCAGCAGCAAGTGGCGCAGATTCGGCGTTAGCGCAGAATGCGGCGCAAATTGAAGTGGAAAATAATCAGTTGGCGCTACCTTCCCAAGCACTGCCACCGATGGGGAGGCCCATGGCGCCATTGCAGCCATTTCGAATTCCAGGGAGAGAGCGGCATGAAGGTGAGGAGATACCGCTGTTTGGGGGCGTGCCTGATCGATCAAGGGATAGAGCGCGGCCGTTAGTGAGTCCTAGAGAGGCTCAACAAGGAGTTGAACCAATAACTACGCCGATGAATGAGGAGGTGAGTGCGTACGGGAATGCGATTTTTAGTGAGGCCCCAAAAGAGGAGGCTGTAGTTGTTGATATTGAGCAGATGCTCACTAATCAAGAAATTAAAGCTATTCGCTCTTATGAAAAACTTATTACCGAGCACGAACAAAAACTAAAATGGTTCAAAGAAAATATGACTACCAAACCAGGAATGGAAGGTCTAGCACCAGATATTGTTTCAAAACAACAAGGGGCACGCATAAGACACTTAGAAAAAGAAATTAAAACATTTTCTGATAATATCGATAAAATAAAAGGACACGGCAAATGA
- a CDS encoding hemagglutinin repeat-containing protein, translating to MGSQIEAKQDVQLKVEGPLKIEAAPNTFIQHSEQHSQSSAAGLAATLGTHSSLGAAVAISSGRGHADGVEVSHTPAQIKAGRKLMLNAQSNVHLKGAQLSGQQVQARIEGDLEIESVQNSSTYNSRYQSISGSATAGPASAVSINFSQQKIDSHYLSVAEQAGIQAGASGFQIGVKGDTKLLGSVIASTDRAIEEGKNQFITGTLAISDIENQARYNARSLGLGIGYSKDGKGVESTW from the coding sequence ATGGGTTCTCAAATTGAAGCCAAACAAGATGTCCAACTTAAAGTAGAAGGTCCCTTGAAAATTGAGGCAGCGCCGAACACCTTTATCCAGCACAGTGAGCAGCACAGCCAGAGCAGCGCGGCAGGGTTAGCGGCCACCCTCGGAACCCATAGCTCATTAGGTGCTGCCGTCGCAATCAGCAGCGGGCGCGGCCACGCAGATGGCGTTGAGGTCAGTCATACGCCAGCTCAGATCAAAGCTGGCCGCAAGCTGATGTTAAACGCACAAAGTAATGTCCACTTAAAAGGCGCACAACTCTCTGGCCAGCAAGTCCAAGCCAGAATCGAGGGTGACCTTGAAATTGAAAGCGTGCAGAATTCGAGTACCTATAACAGCCGCTATCAAAGTATCAGCGGCAGTGCTACAGCCGGTCCTGCATCTGCCGTGAGCATTAATTTCTCACAACAAAAGATAGATAGTCATTATCTGAGCGTAGCGGAGCAAGCGGGCATCCAAGCTGGCGCAAGCGGCTTCCAGATTGGAGTCAAAGGCGATACGAAACTGCTGGGTAGCGTGATAGCAAGTACAGATCGGGCGATTGAAGAAGGCAAGAATCAATTTATAACGGGTACTCTAGCGATCAGTGATATAGAGAATCAAGCGCGCTACAACGCAAGAAGCCTGGGCTTAGGTATCGGGTACAGCAAAGATGGCAAAGGGGTCGAGTCAACGTGGTAA
- a CDS encoding hemagglutinin repeat-containing protein, giving the protein MNPIQNISTQLSQSSSRTAREQTSIPANSSASEPAPEKDALPANIPQPDCASTASNASKNPDGHRSDAILNETVRTVLQARLGQNIVRSPQSQSGLTLRMILNEVTGGMPSQPASIVKINGQPATMSCVNENGVSYWGYHFLNSHRIVLTTGSPIWGQSGGLETLCVTEGQITIRYGAKLEPFEQLDLIAYSIKIEGEVQAKRIHLLSGPSRVNYAETDRWKSVACHQLIDQEDLADQGRLTLTQQAKVRAERQLWISSSGGLVNAGEIISNNDLELKATALEGPGIISATRDLSVSLENDYTHTDHKALQAGRHLSFETKGRLINQSILHSSGEMQIFAAEVDNQPDASIDSASTTIKADRCRNQGVISGGAVRAEAQFLNNEKGKLEASSETGELIVKADEIKNSSAQMINRGRGKTHISAARKIENIQSGVIFGRGETQLTAQHIVNSSADIQDELSSVSKVGIGSVVASSDHLKLSAQKLENRRGTIYQGELTAIPVGTMADRGKVWVDEVRKRQVTQADDQLALPFDKDSAELELRVVNELDNDSGHIVHAGGGDTRIIAGQFKNNTVPDERVESPGLVIGYGNVTVNAQSILNGQASQVLAGKNLNLKAAPSSSAMTSASSQRAFKLPNEGDVPTLAQGDCVNQGIVASGKQMSISSTHIDNQSEALLTGPQMLLKAEDTLSNKGLIYGDTVAVGAKNLSNFETKYTVNGYKPSVIAANTRLDIGAKWLENKDHSLLFSGGNMTIGQRLDAQNKALGKALRTINSSATIDAVGQLSINTSRLINKTAYFKTRERVVDKQFILEMQPEGSSQRYRLDQLAWDASRGGRQVVKDGSAAPFADYTEYGYMRIVKDTVVEESQPATIQAGGDMKLSGRVLNDKSKMIAGGKILPLDTSFEMEENRDAINLTTQIDVGLSRYTRSDWRGHFGGRERTYSDFIHYRTPSVIQQSKLDLTTQAEGRLVQHEQPDLLRLHAHDTSGTVMARDASNQNSLIVPLLPTSGMHIVQTAPEHPFLVDIDPRFNHTDWSLSSNYLLNLIGVNPRSAPKRLGSGFYEQQLIRDQSIALAGQYALSYQTNQRAEYQALMRAGAKYAQQANLQLGMPLSAEQQTSLSRDIVWLVNQTIRLPNGGEQTVLAPQVYLSSARIHVPRLGGSGIAANEIDLTSRGMIKNAGTMISTGKINLNAHIIDNRRGAIVSLDHLSLQASEDIDSRAGILAGKQITLAAEQDIHLQSQTQTTHALSGSLTTLDGLSRIQAEQLEVRAKADLNLAATHIEVSQAATLEAGHDLTLGTVATVEQQQLTWDEQNSLSQSRKAEVGTLIQTGGSLELKAGHDINAVGAYVHAGAALSVKAGRDINLEAAYEEYTFAESRYHEFNHLLSSSSELSQTQQYKKQVLNSTFSGGTVKVEAGHDLSATGSNIVGMHAVGLYADNDIKLKAAKQIEQASYYSVEERSGLLDNGSLGYTIGERKQKEALESESTPYIGTIIGSVSGQIEAIAGREYQQSGSQLVAPEGNIRAKALKGTVDAVYEQGRRWQQSEWHQSGLTVSVSAPVIAAAQTGQQMLQASTQVSDPRMHALAAGAGALAAKNAYDAIQADPKAAGGVTVSVMMGESHQEFQQTQRSATALGSTITAGGTVHLEMEGSGEASTLNIIGSQIEAKQDVQLKVEGPLKIEAAPNTFIQHSEQHSQSSAAGLAATLGTHSSLGAAVAISSGRGHADGVEVSHTPAQIKAGRKLMLNAQSNVHLKGAQLSGQQVQARIEGDLEIESVQNASAYNSRYQSISGSATAGPASAVSINFSQQKIDSHYLSVAEQAGIQAGEGGFQIGVKGDTKLLGSVIVSTDRAIEEGKNQFITGTLAISDIENQARYNARSLGLGIGYSKDGKGVGSSQRGKAITPAHKGNQLTSLKGASASMPIAISASGQATSTTRSAISGAQIVIMDEPRQKALTGRSVEETIVSLNRNPTHIHQALETIFNKTEIEAGFEIVGALGREANAFIANRAREADRKIEQAEHQEALANENELMSVEQRQELRETAAELRSQAQALNKQWGPGGTYRQVLTAVTAAASGNVTGATAQFVQSGVVNLIQQQGASHIGELVKSGAINEGSPAHAALHALVGLGGAAASNQSMSAGAIGGAVSSILTHAFSPTHPDETRTEQEAKRNIATTLVAGVAALAGENAATSVNSAVAAVDNNWLATEQKARAQKEFDACEGNLLCQSKTFVKWTGVSAKQDALIGAGFIEGLSEANWEMLEGIAALALHPIKTVEGLIALVTDKEVRTQVGEAISAEWDAKINRITVAKAEGGDQNAVQLGRDAGNLFYQAVTTIVAAGGIAKLASSLGKAGIHVGKKTLEEFLHVDLAKAGRTLGPNGKPLLDSSLLVTKEATARAPIPSQTITTTISSNRLNMQLAAEQAAGVRMPTEIVGYSKHGINHAISREGSGINPKSILDAWRNPIAIKHVPTKEGPTFRLEGKDATVVINPKGKIVTIWPQSKIGARK; this is encoded by the coding sequence ATGAACCCCATTCAGAATATATCGACCCAGCTCTCTCAGTCATCTTCCCGCACTGCTCGCGAGCAAACGTCGATCCCAGCCAACTCCAGCGCTAGCGAGCCTGCGCCTGAAAAAGACGCACTGCCGGCAAACATACCGCAGCCGGACTGCGCTAGCACTGCAAGTAACGCTTCTAAAAATCCCGATGGCCATCGCTCCGACGCGATTTTAAATGAAACCGTGCGCACTGTGCTCCAAGCCAGGCTGGGCCAGAACATTGTGCGCAGCCCACAGTCACAGAGCGGTCTAACTCTAAGGATGATTCTCAATGAAGTTACGGGGGGGATGCCATCCCAGCCCGCTAGCATCGTTAAAATTAATGGACAGCCGGCAACAATGTCCTGCGTCAATGAGAATGGCGTTTCCTATTGGGGTTACCATTTTCTGAATAGTCACCGCATCGTGTTAACAACGGGCTCACCTATTTGGGGGCAGAGCGGCGGTCTTGAAACACTGTGCGTGACCGAAGGGCAGATTACGATCCGCTATGGGGCGAAACTCGAGCCGTTTGAACAACTGGATTTAATTGCCTACAGCATCAAAATAGAGGGTGAAGTGCAGGCAAAGCGCATTCATTTGTTAAGCGGACCTAGCCGGGTTAATTATGCGGAGACGGACCGCTGGAAGAGTGTAGCTTGCCACCAACTGATAGATCAGGAGGACTTAGCTGATCAAGGCCGGCTGACCTTAACTCAGCAAGCCAAAGTGCGCGCTGAGCGGCAACTCTGGATTTCGAGTTCGGGCGGCTTAGTCAATGCTGGAGAAATTATATCGAATAACGATTTGGAGTTGAAAGCAACAGCCCTTGAGGGTCCTGGCATCATCAGTGCAACACGTGATCTTTCGGTATCACTAGAAAATGATTATACCCATACCGACCACAAGGCTTTGCAGGCAGGGCGTCACTTATCGTTTGAGACTAAGGGTAGATTAATTAACCAGAGCATTTTGCATAGTAGCGGAGAAATGCAAATTTTTGCGGCTGAAGTCGATAACCAGCCAGACGCCTCAATCGATAGTGCTAGCACAACTATTAAGGCTGACAGATGCAGAAACCAAGGGGTGATAAGTGGCGGGGCGGTAAGGGCTGAGGCGCAATTTTTGAATAATGAGAAAGGCAAACTTGAAGCCTCAAGCGAGACCGGGGAGCTTATCGTTAAGGCCGATGAAATTAAAAATAGCTCAGCGCAAATGATCAATCGTGGTCGCGGAAAAACACACATTTCGGCGGCTAGAAAAATCGAAAATATTCAATCAGGTGTTATTTTTGGCAGGGGCGAGACACAACTCACCGCTCAACATATTGTGAATAGCTCCGCCGACATTCAGGATGAGCTTTCTAGCGTAAGCAAGGTGGGCATAGGCAGCGTTGTTGCGAGTTCAGATCATCTAAAACTCAGTGCGCAAAAGCTAGAAAACCGACGTGGCACGATTTATCAAGGCGAGCTTACCGCGATACCGGTCGGTACGATGGCTGACAGAGGAAAGGTATGGGTAGACGAGGTTAGAAAGCGGCAAGTCACGCAAGCGGACGATCAGCTTGCTCTGCCATTCGATAAAGACTCGGCAGAACTCGAACTGCGCGTAGTCAATGAGTTAGATAATGACAGCGGGCATATCGTGCATGCTGGCGGAGGCGATACAAGGATTATTGCAGGCCAATTCAAAAATAACACGGTGCCTGATGAGCGAGTCGAGTCGCCAGGTTTAGTAATAGGTTACGGGAATGTCACAGTAAATGCACAAAGCATACTCAATGGCCAAGCTAGCCAAGTGCTAGCGGGTAAGAATCTCAATCTAAAGGCTGCCCCATCCTCCTCAGCAATGACTTCCGCCTCTTCGCAAAGAGCATTTAAGTTACCAAATGAAGGAGATGTACCAACCCTGGCTCAAGGCGATTGTGTTAATCAAGGAATAGTGGCAAGCGGAAAACAAATGTCGATTAGCTCTACCCATATTGACAACCAATCAGAGGCTTTGCTTACGGGGCCTCAGATGCTTCTCAAAGCGGAAGATACGTTGAGCAATAAGGGGCTGATCTATGGTGACACTGTTGCAGTGGGTGCTAAGAATTTAAGTAATTTTGAGACAAAATATACTGTCAATGGATATAAGCCAAGCGTCATTGCAGCGAATACACGCCTTGATATAGGTGCTAAATGGCTTGAAAACAAAGATCACAGTCTGCTATTCAGTGGTGGCAATATGACTATTGGCCAGCGGCTTGATGCGCAAAATAAAGCGCTTGGCAAAGCGCTGCGCACGATAAACTCATCAGCGACGATTGATGCGGTAGGTCAACTTTCGATTAATACCTCTCGGTTAATCAATAAAACGGCTTATTTCAAAACTCGAGAACGGGTAGTCGATAAACAATTCATTTTAGAAATGCAGCCCGAAGGGTCGAGCCAGCGCTACCGCCTTGACCAACTCGCATGGGATGCAAGCCGAGGAGGTCGTCAAGTTGTGAAAGACGGCAGTGCCGCTCCGTTTGCTGACTATACTGAATACGGCTACATGCGTATTGTAAAAGACACGGTCGTCGAAGAAAGCCAGCCTGCGACGATCCAGGCAGGCGGCGATATGAAATTGTCTGGCCGGGTTCTCAATGACAAAAGTAAGATGATCGCGGGCGGCAAAATCCTCCCGCTAGATACTAGTTTCGAGATGGAGGAAAATCGTGACGCGATCAACTTGACTACCCAAATAGATGTGGGGCTTTCCCGTTATACGCGCAGTGATTGGCGCGGTCATTTCGGAGGACGTGAGCGTACATATAGTGATTTTATCCACTATAGAACGCCTTCTGTTATACAGCAAAGCAAATTGGATCTCACCACTCAGGCAGAAGGTAGGCTGGTTCAGCACGAACAACCTGATCTATTGAGACTACACGCTCACGATACGAGCGGTACGGTTATGGCGCGCGACGCAAGCAACCAGAATAGCTTAATTGTCCCGCTGCTGCCTACAAGCGGTATGCATATTGTGCAGACTGCACCTGAGCATCCTTTTTTAGTCGATATCGATCCACGTTTTAATCATACTGACTGGTCTCTATCGAGTAATTACCTATTAAACCTGATTGGCGTTAACCCGAGAAGCGCGCCTAAACGTCTAGGGAGCGGTTTTTATGAGCAGCAACTCATACGTGACCAAAGCATCGCTTTGGCAGGTCAATATGCACTATCGTATCAAACGAATCAAAGGGCTGAATACCAAGCTTTAATGAGAGCGGGTGCAAAATATGCGCAGCAGGCTAACCTTCAGCTAGGCATGCCATTGAGCGCTGAGCAGCAAACGTCATTGTCACGGGATATTGTCTGGCTGGTGAATCAAACGATTAGGCTACCGAATGGCGGCGAGCAAACTGTATTGGCGCCGCAAGTGTATCTCTCTAGCGCACGCATCCACGTACCGCGGCTAGGGGGCTCTGGTATAGCCGCCAACGAGATTGATTTGACGAGCCGAGGCATGATTAAAAATGCTGGCACGATGATTAGTACCGGGAAAATCAATCTTAACGCGCACATTATTGATAACCGACGTGGCGCCATCGTCAGCTTAGATCATCTCTCTCTACAGGCTAGCGAAGACATCGACAGCCGTGCTGGCATATTGGCCGGCAAACAAATCACCCTAGCAGCCGAGCAGGATATCCATCTACAAAGCCAAACCCAGACGACCCACGCGCTGAGCGGTAGCTTGACAACGCTAGATGGCTTAAGCCGGATTCAAGCGGAGCAACTGGAGGTCCGTGCTAAGGCGGATCTTAACTTGGCGGCAACTCACATCGAGGTGAGTCAAGCAGCCACTTTAGAAGCGGGACATGACCTTACATTAGGCACAGTCGCTACCGTAGAGCAACAACAACTGACATGGGACGAGCAAAACTCGTTAAGCCAAAGCAGAAAAGCCGAAGTGGGTACGCTCATTCAAACGGGCGGATCCCTTGAACTTAAGGCAGGCCATGATATCAATGCAGTTGGCGCTTATGTTCATGCCGGGGCCGCGCTTTCTGTCAAAGCGGGCCGAGATATTAACCTGGAAGCCGCTTATGAAGAGTACACTTTTGCGGAATCTCGCTACCATGAATTTAATCATTTATTATCTTCTTCGAGCGAATTAAGCCAAACTCAGCAATATAAAAAACAAGTATTAAACAGTACTTTCTCGGGCGGTACCGTCAAGGTGGAGGCCGGGCATGACCTCAGTGCTACGGGTTCAAACATCGTCGGCATGCATGCTGTGGGTTTGTATGCTGACAATGACATCAAACTAAAAGCGGCCAAGCAGATTGAGCAAGCGAGCTATTACTCAGTTGAAGAACGCTCAGGGCTTTTAGACAACGGCAGCTTAGGGTACACCATTGGCGAGCGCAAGCAAAAGGAGGCACTCGAGAGTGAAAGCACACCCTATATCGGCACTATTATTGGCAGTGTGTCAGGTCAGATCGAGGCCATAGCAGGCCGCGAATATCAACAAAGCGGTAGTCAGTTGGTCGCGCCTGAGGGCAATATCCGGGCTAAAGCGCTCAAAGGCACAGTCGATGCAGTCTATGAACAAGGCCGGCGCTGGCAACAAAGCGAGTGGCATCAATCTGGCTTGACCGTCTCAGTCAGCGCACCAGTGATTGCTGCTGCGCAAACCGGCCAGCAAATGCTTCAAGCCAGCACGCAAGTGAGTGATCCGCGCATGCACGCTTTAGCCGCTGGCGCTGGCGCACTCGCGGCTAAAAACGCCTACGATGCGATTCAAGCTGATCCCAAAGCCGCCGGCGGCGTTACCGTCAGCGTGATGATGGGTGAAAGCCATCAAGAGTTTCAGCAAACGCAACGGAGCGCAACAGCGTTGGGCAGCACAATTACGGCGGGCGGCACAGTGCACTTGGAGATGGAAGGTTCAGGCGAAGCGTCAACCCTCAATATCATTGGTTCTCAAATTGAAGCCAAACAAGATGTCCAACTCAAAGTAGAAGGCCCCCTGAAAATTGAGGCAGCGCCGAACACCTTTATCCAGCACAGTGAGCAGCACAGCCAGAGCAGCGCGGCAGGGTTAGCGGCCACCCTCGGAACCCATAGCTCATTAGGTGCTGCCGTCGCAATCAGCAGCGGGCGCGGCCACGCAGATGGCGTTGAGGTCAGTCATACGCCAGCTCAGATCAAAGCTGGCCGCAAGCTGATGTTAAACGCACAAAGTAATGTCCACTTAAAAGGCGCACAACTCTCTGGCCAGCAAGTCCAAGCCAGAATCGAGGGCGACCTTGAAATTGAAAGCGTGCAGAATGCGAGTGCCTATAACAGCCGCTATCAAAGTATCAGCGGCAGTGCTACAGCCGGTCCTGCATCTGCCGTGAGCATTAATTTCTCACAACAAAAGATAGATAGTCATTATCTGAGCGTAGCGGAGCAAGCGGGCATCCAAGCTGGCGAAGGCGGCTTCCAGATTGGAGTCAAAGGCGATACGAAACTGCTGGGTAGCGTGATAGTAAGTACAGATCGGGCGATTGAAGAAGGCAAGAATCAATTTATAACGGGTACTCTAGCGATCAGTGATATAGAGAATCAAGCGCGCTACAACGCAAGAAGCCTGGGCTTAGGTATCGGGTACAGCAAAGATGGCAAAGGGGTGGGTTCGAGTCAACGTGGTAAAGCGATTACACCGGCGCATAAGGGTAATCAGTTGACGAGCTTAAAAGGTGCCAGCGCCTCGATGCCGATAGCGATAAGCGCTTCTGGCCAAGCCACGTCGACCACCCGAAGTGCGATTAGCGGCGCTCAAATTGTAATTATGGATGAGCCGCGGCAGAAGGCGTTGACGGGGCGAAGTGTAGAAGAGACGATAGTTAGCTTAAATCGCAATCCGACTCATATCCATCAGGCGTTAGAGACGATCTTTAACAAAACTGAGATTGAGGCCGGCTTTGAGATCGTGGGAGCATTGGGCCGAGAAGCGAATGCGTTTATTGCGAATAGAGCCAGAGAAGCAGATCGTAAAATTGAGCAAGCTGAGCATCAAGAAGCGCTTGCGAATGAAAATGAATTGATGTCTGTAGAGCAGCGGCAGGAGTTACGTGAGACTGCGGCTGAATTACGCTCGCAGGCGCAAGCACTGAATAAGCAATGGGGGCCAGGTGGAACCTACCGTCAAGTGCTCACAGCCGTCACCGCAGCAGCGTCTGGCAATGTAACAGGTGCAACCGCACAATTTGTGCAAAGCGGCGTAGTGAATCTGATTCAGCAGCAAGGCGCAAGCCATATCGGCGAGTTAGTGAAATCTGGAGCGATCAATGAAGGCAGCCCAGCCCATGCAGCGCTGCACGCGTTAGTTGGACTAGGCGGCGCCGCGGCATCGAATCAAAGCATGAGCGCCGGTGCGATAGGTGGGGCTGTATCGAGCATTTTAACGCATGCATTTAGTCCAACTCATCCAGATGAAACACGCACAGAACAAGAAGCAAAACGCAACATTGCTACGACGCTGGTAGCCGGTGTTGCAGCGCTCGCGGGCGAGAACGCTGCAACGTCAGTCAACAGTGCGGTAGCAGCGGTAGATAATAACTGGCTGGCTACCGAGCAAAAAGCGCGTGCCCAAAAAGAGTTTGATGCTTGTGAAGGCAATCTGCTCTGTCAATCGAAAACATTCGTTAAATGGACTGGCGTTTCGGCCAAACAAGATGCATTGATTGGCGCAGGTTTTATCGAGGGTCTGTCGGAAGCAAATTGGGAAATGCTAGAAGGTATAGCAGCACTTGCATTGCATCCGATCAAAACTGTAGAGGGATTAATAGCGCTGGTTACCGATAAAGAAGTACGAACTCAAGTGGGTGAAGCAATCTCTGCCGAATGGGATGCCAAAATCAACCGAATAACGGTTGCAAAAGCAGAAGGTGGTGACCAAAATGCTGTGCAACTGGGGCGCGATGCAGGTAATTTATTTTACCAGGCAGTTACGACAATAGTTGCAGCAGGGGGGATTGCGAAGTTAGCGTCATCGCTTGGTAAGGCAGGCATTCATGTAGGCAAGAAAACACTAGAAGAATTTTTGCATGTTGACTTAGCGAAAGCGGGAAGAACCTTAGGACCCAATGGCAAACCACTATTGGATTCTAGTTTGTTGGTAACTAAAGAAGCAACTGCCCGTGCCCCAATTCCAAGTCAAACAATCACTACAACTATAAGCAGTAACAGATTGAATATGCAACTTGCTGCAGAGCAAGCTGCAGGCGTTCGGATGCCGACAGAGATTGTTGGCTATAGTAAACATGGGATTAATCATGCTATTTCGCGTGAGGGTTCGGGAATCAATCCAAAAAGTATTTTGGATGCTTGGAGAAATCCGATTGCTATTAAACATGTTCCAACTAAAGAGGGGCCTACCTTCCGTTTGGAAGGGAAAGATGCGACTGTCGTGATTAATCCAAAAGGAAAAATTGTTACCATTTGGCCACAATCTAAAATTGGAGCAAGGAAATGA